The following DNA comes from Alphaproteobacteria bacterium.
CTGCAATGCCTTTGATTAAAAAAGCAGACAGAACTGCGGTTGCAACCCACCTAAGGCTTTGCACATTTTCTGACTTAAAGACATCGTCAATAATGGGTTGCATCAGTTTAGCAAGCCAGGCTGTTGACCCTGCCGAAAGGGCCATGAAAAAGAAAGCCGATCCTATTTTGCCCTTATGGTAGCGAATATAAGACTTCCACAAACGTTTAAGTAAATACCAGGTGGAAGTTGTCATCAGCATCATAAAGACTTTTTAAAAATTATTTTTTACGGAATTGATCCAGAGAAATGACTTCACCCATTTTTTTATCAGAAGATGGTTTTTTATCTTTAGGAGGAGTGCCCTGTGGAAAGGGTTTAATTTGGCCAATTTCTGGATTAAATTCTAACTCAAAGTTAGAAGATGGGTCTGAAATATGCACCACAGATTTAAAGGGTACCTTGATGGTTTCTGTTTGATCCCCAAAATTAATATCAACAGAGAAAGAATCTTCAAGAACCTCTAGATTCCAGAATTCATATTGTAACACAACTGTAATTTCATCAGGGTATTGAGCTATAAGATGGGGGGCCAATTCAACCCCTGGATACTGGGTCAAAAAAGTTATATAAAAATGGTGATCATCCTTAAGTCCTTTTTTTGCCACTTGATCCAAAGCGCCGCGCACAACCCCTAAAAGAGCTTTATCAACCATCTGTTCGTAATCGAGGTATCTCATGAAAATCCTTCATCTTTAAAGTTAAGAGTGGGGGCTTCTGTTGCCCGGTGCCCCCGGAACCGCGCTTACCTACTAGGCAGCGAGTGCGGTACGACCCAAGTTGCTATTAGCAGCTTCACGACGAGCGCGACGGGTACGTACATTTGTGTTTGCACTTATAACAATAGCCCGATAACGGCGGTACAATGCCGAGCAAAAAGTTTGTCTTTATTACGCACGTCGATCCTAGGTCACCCCCATAAATGGTGGAGGTGCCGGGCACTGCCCCCGGGTCCGCTTCGCTTATTCCACAAGCTGTTTATCGCCATAGATGGTTTCCCATCACCCTTAATATAGGGTATTTTTTCTGAATTTCAAACAAGAATGTGGTATTTCAAAAATAACAGTGTAGCCCTCCATAGATAGCCCGCCCAGGGCTGCGGTACCCATAGACTTGTTGATAGTGGGTATCGAAAAAATTATCTATTCTGAAATAAGTTTTGTGGGCAGCAGAAAAATAGTAAGAAACCCCCAAGTCCACTAATTGAATGGGTTTTATGGAATGCCCTAAACTATCATAGGCTCCCACCATCAGCAACGCCCCTGTAAGTTGCAAATCTTCCCGTACATCATAAAGAGTATCCAAGCTGCCTTTATGTTTTGGGAAAGAGGGGCTTAGAATCACGTTTTTATAATTGGTTTGCGTATAGGTGTAAGCGGGTCTTAGTTTCCATTTATCAGTCAACGTTAAATCTCCCATGATATCAAATCCAGAAATTTGGGTGGTTCCAAAAGCATTCACCGTCGTGAATTTTCCGCCAACC
Coding sequences within:
- a CDS encoding ClpXP protease specificity-enhancing factor SspB; this translates as MRYLDYEQMVDKALLGVVRGALDQVAKKGLKDDHHFYITFLTQYPGVELAPHLIAQYPDEITVVLQYEFWNLEVLEDSFSVDINFGDQTETIKVPFKSVVHISDPSSNFELEFNPEIGQIKPFPQGTPPKDKKPSSDKKMGEVISLDQFRKK